The following nucleotide sequence is from Pochonia chlamydosporia 170 chromosome 4, whole genome shotgun sequence.
AAGCCTAAGAACTATCTGTACGCGTTCCACTCTCCACCAACGCAGCACTCTTGTTCAGCTAACAATGTCGTGTTTAGCCTGGCCGCcgtcaacttcttcctcggtCTCGTCGGTATCGTCCAAGTCAGCCGTATCGCCATGTACGAAtccgccaagaagaagggtattgcggatgttgttgaggacGTCAAGGAGGatgtcaaggacaaggtcaaggccTAAAGGCCGCTACGAATACCTATAGCTTGAAAAGCTCACAAACATCAATATCTTGACTGTATTTAATTTCGGAGGAATCATCTGCGAATGGGAAAGCGCAGAGCCACATTCATGGCTAGATTGAAGTCTGGCAAAAACGATGGAATTACTGGCCGGGTAAAAACAGCTCCCGCAGTATGCCAGCTTGCAGCATGTTTGGCAATATTGCACAAACTGTTGATCCAAACTAGATGGGTGTAGATACGTACATTGAGAGATTTACTTGTACAGTACTGACAGCCAGTCAAATGACAGAAAGTGTGTAACATACACGCGATTACATGCTGGGCCACACAATATCGCTGAGACGTGCGTATGTCGCATATACGTACAGAAAGGACCAAATGTTCCGTGTTGTATGTGCTCGAGAAGGTACTGATATCCAGACATCTCAAGCGGGTATAATTCTGCCTACTAGAAATGTGCCATGAGTAGGTACAACTTACTGCGACTAATATAGCCGCCATCAACACAAGATGAAAGAAAGATTTAACAGCCAATCCTCCACCACACCCACATGATATCTAAATCTCCACCGAGAAAGCCACCCAACGCCATACAAACTAAAAGAGGACCTGAGAAGACACTTCCCAGGGCTCATAAAGAAACCAAATGATCAGTTAGTTCCATGCATGAAATCCAATTCCTTATCCGGCATATCTCCAATCCAAGTTAACAGAAATGTCGTAAGTGAATGAATGTACCCAAGCTGCATTCGCCATGCTGTCGTGTCATCAATATTTCCAGAGTTTGACGAATCTGGTTCCATATATACATCTTTTTAAACTTCTCCTTCCCCATCCCCCAAAATTGAATAGATGTCATCAATAATGCGTCGCGGAATTGTCGTTAATCGTTCGGTATTGCAACACTAGCCTTCGGAGTGGCCATCATTGAGAAGCATTTCCAAGACGATTTGGCGGCCTGGTAGCTCTGGATGGCACATTGCAATCTTCACAGAGGCCTTGGATGTGTCCCCTGCCAAGTGCGACTGCCCGTTAGGTCCATAGGCTTGTTGTGATTGAGCAGCATTCCCACCTGTCGGACCCCGGATACCAAAGTCGATTACTCGCACATCTCTTCCGGCAATGATTTGTCGAAGTCGCCCATTCTCTGCATTACGCACCTCCACATAATCCTCGTTGAATAGCAGTAGATACTGCCCATACATGGTCGCACCTCtagccttcttctgcttgcCAGTGTACTCCATGATGAGAGTGCGACTGACGTCGCCATGCTTGTCCACATATACAGCACAGTCTTCATACGTAACGATGAACTCGTTCTCATTCAAGCGGAACATACCGAGTGGTCGTTGGTCTCGAATGCGCCCTGCAATATTTGCAATGGCTGGTGCCTTCAGATCAGGAATCGACAttggctgcttcttgtccagcgTAAGCATCTCAACGCCCTTGGAGGTTGAGACAGCGATATACGTCTGGAAGATGCTAAGCGAAAAGCACTCTGTTGGCAGGTAGAACTCGTCATAATCGCGGAAAGTGTCGGTGCTACCACCACCCGTCTTGCGGCTGCCAAAAAGCCGAGACTTCTTCTCGGTTGCCTTGTGAAATATTGGCTCTAGAACCTTGAAAGATGTGTGTAGACCTTCTTTGCGCTTGTAAAAGACTAGCATTCGGTCCTTCATCCGGGCCGTTGCAAAGTACGTCacatcttttgcaagccgtTGTGGTGCACGGCGCGTATTGTCGTTGACTGGTGCAGCGAATTCGGACACGGGAGCTATCACATCAAGCGGGTAGCAGATAAGCGACTTGTCCGCAATCACGAGACAAATCGAAAACTCCTCTAGCACAGCAATTTGGGTAACTCGAGCGATTTGCACGGTCTTGACGACAACAGTCAGCATGTGAACACGGCTTCAAAGAAATGACATTTCAATCGAGGGGCACACTTACTCGCATCCATCCACGAGGATTGGAAGGGTCGGTAATATACACACCGTAATCCGTTCCAATGGCAATGACGGACTTTCCAAATGCCGAAAATCCTGTGGCGCAATTCACTTGTGCACGACATACTGCTGCAACCCCTTGCGCGGAGCCCAAGACCTTTTCCAAATCCTGAATCGCTCTGTCGAGTGGCGTGCCCTTGACAGGAACGCCGGATGCCCTGGCGTACATAGAGCCAGCGTCGTAGTGGAAGGCAGCATCTGCAAGAACACGAAGCCTGAATGGTTCGGCATTCTGAGCATACAAAGCCTTGGCATGCCTGGTCTTGGCTTCGATAATGCTATTGCACCAATCGAGCCTGTCTCGGGCAGAGGATGCGTAGAGCGTGTACACTTCATGACCAAGATGCTTTACTTTGAAAGGATACAAAATCTTTCCTTCCGTATCATTGGATGTCGTTGGTGCCAGTGACGTTCCTGAGGATCCTGTCGGTGTATGTTCTAAACCGGGTCTGCCAGTACCATTGCTTGGAACCTTATTCAGTTGCGCGCCAGCAGGCGCGGCAGTGGTTCTGCCAAGGGGTGCTGTTAAGCCCTTTTGTTTCATGACTGGCTCGTCATTCATACTTTCCAGGAATAAAAGGGGCATCGGAATTGGCTGAGAATTGGTTAGTGCGAAGACCTTTAGTGACTGATGTGGTGGGATGTTGTTCATTGACTCACCTCTCTTGACACGTCGTACTTCCTTTCTCCCTTCCCGTCCTTCGGCACCACCACCTTGGCGAGGATCAAATAGTGATCAAAAAGCAGAGCGTGGGAGTCAACCCATCTCATGCCTTTCGAGCCCATCCTTTGGAGTTCGCCCTGCATAATCAATACTCtgccaagatggtcaaggttgagaaCAGACTGGAATCCTGGTCTGAGAACTAGCATTCGATCCAATTCCATCATTTGAACTCTCTTGTTGGTTTCTGCCACCTTGGAATCACATTCATGTGTGACGGTTTGAATCTCTTGAATAGCCTTTTGCAAGTTTGCCTTTTCTTCACTGTCTCCAATCATTTTGTGCTCGACACTTTGAAGCAGGAGAATATAACGCTGAAGTCGCTGCACGGGAGTGATCAAGAAATGAGTCCAGTCTTGTTTAGCCGATAGCTTGTGCTTCTGTTTATCCTCGAGGAATCGTTTGAAGATCAAGTTCCGAGCGGCTTCCTTTCTGACCATGTATGCAGCTCGCGGGTAACCGATGGCGTATTCAGTATACACGGATTTCGCTTTGCGAACCCACTCTCGGAACAAGTCGCTGAACCCAACGATCCATGGTCCCTGTTCCTGCTGGCGGTATTTTAGCTGTGCCAACAGGTGGTCCTTGTTTATACGGACAACAGTGTCAAGCATGCCAAACACGGCGGCCAAGAACTTGTCTCGCTTGTCGGGATGAATAATTGGTGGGTTCCTCGTCCGAAGGTCATCTCTATACAATGTCCGGAAAATATCCAGCTGTTTAATATAATTCTCCTCGCCCGTGACAATTTCGTGCAGGATATTTTGGCGTTCGACCTCCTTCTTTGGCTTCGAATCCACATCTTCCTTCGTTAAGTGATAGAAGACATGCCATGCATCTGCTCCCTGTACGTCTTCCGAGAAAACCTCCAAGTCGACCTTCTTCAGAGTTCTTGTGCAATGATGAGAATAACATCGACCACTGATCTCAACGTCATGAAGCTTCGGTGCATAGCAACCCAGCCCGGTCAACTGCCAAAGCACGCCTGAGATATGGCCGTCTCCAAATTTGACCCACTCCTCATCAGGTAGAAGGACTTGAGATTCAAGCATATTGGCAACTGTTTGACTGCTCAAGGCTTCGGCGTCTGCGACATTCATGGTGGGAATCTTGAATACGAATAGATTCGTCactgcttcttcaatggTTTTCTCTCGCAGGTCCGGTTCACCCTCACCCAATGCGCGAATCCAGCCCTCGATGCCGCTCAATGCCCATGGCTGTGTACACCTGTTGAAGTCGCCAGCTGTGAGTTTGGAAGGCAcaaacttcttctttcgTCCACTAGGGAGCGTGATACTATCGAAAGCGCCAGCGGCCGCCGCTGGCGTCGAGTCGTACTCAAAGGTTGGGCCCTGGTGCGTAATTTGGTGGTGACGATTGACCTTCTTGCGCTCTTCGGCGGCGTCTGTTCTTGACCTCGCAGGAGTTTGGATCTGCGGAGTATGGCTATGGCCACCGAGCGAAATTGATCGCTCCGGGTGCAGCGTCTGCTGGCCACCTTGTTGGTAGAAGTTCTCAGGGCCATCTGCCTGGTAATACCTGGCATCGGCATTTACGGAATGagattgttggtgttgggatcGTACACTATTATGGACGGAGAGCATGGAGCTACTATCAGAACCAGGGCCCGGCGGTAGAGCTGGGAGAGGCCGATTAGTAAGTCCAGGGTGGTAAAACAGGTCTTGATAGTCGTCTTTGGTTGGAGATTCAGTGCCACTTTGCTGCGAATGAATGGAGACTCGTTCTTCCCGGCCCTCATCAAAGCTAAGTCGGTGGGCTTCCGGGGCCTGCAATCCGCCTGTACCTCCATAGTCCATCTCAGCATTATTGAAGGCAGCGGCATTGTCATAGTTTTCTCTCAGAGAGTTGTAGTATCCGGGTGTTGGTAGCGGTCTGGGGCCATCTTGCATGGAGGAAGATCCAGGCAGAGTGCCAATGTCAGCACCATAAGCCAAAGTCCCGGCATACCCCCCACTCAGCATGCCAAGATCCATGCCGCCAAAATCGCTGTCACTGCTGTGGTTCTGGTCCTCGGATGGGAACGGTGGTGGATTTGGTTGAGTTGTGGCAGGAGGAGCCGCAACAGCGGCTGGGACGggagcagctggagcagGGCCAGGACCACTATACATGAACGGACCGCCACCAAATCGCTGGTCATCGAGCTCTGCTTGTTGCATGGCCAACACACCAGCTGTTCCTTCTGgatcgtcgtcgtcgtcgtcaaagcGCGGCTGACTTGGTGTTCTGCCAGGAGAGGATCGACTCCCGGGAGAGCGTGCCGAAGCAGAGCTATACGCTCTCAGTCGTTGAGCCTGCTCCTCAGATACCTGACCAGCAATTGGCGATGGCCTGTGTTGGGAGCGATATCCCGCACCACCCAGCTCCGCCTCTATGTCTTGCATTATGGTCTCCTGCGTGATTctctcatcatcgtcgtcatcatgggGCAAGGGACGGCCATGTTCGTCCCAGGGAGTCGCTTCTTCCGGCACATCCTCCATTGGTCGGCTTGGTAGAGGAGCATTTGTTGGATGCCGTTGAAGCCCAGGCGATGACTGAGGCTGCATGTAAGGGGAGGTGCCGGGGGAAGTCTGCGAGTCTGAGCGATGGCGGTTGTAGTATGAGAGATGGTCATGGCTAGACGAGTAGTTAGGGCCGACAGGAATGTGGGACGACGCTGTTGGATAAGGAGCTTGCGGCTGAGCCGCCGTGGTTGGATAAGGAGCAACACCATTTGTGCTGTAAGAGGAATACTGAGTCGACGACGTGTAGTGTGAAGGATCgtatgttgttgttgtttgatTCGTTGAGGTAGAACCAGCAAAGGACGAAGGGCTGGTTGGAAAAGACTGCTGGAAGCTAGAGGACAAGGAAGGGGACCGCATTGGTTGCGAAAAGGTGGAAGTATGCGTTGGGGTGGGAGAATGCCCGTATGATTGTGCGCCTGCCGTTCCAACACCGGCTGCATAGCCTTGGTCATGTCCTGCATATCCATGGCCGTGATACGTAGCCTGTCTCTGAGGAGCGGTGTTCGTAGCGGCATACGCAGCAGGATTGTAAGCTTGCGGTGTATAGTTTGTAgctgatggcgatggagCGTTATAAGAGCCTGCGCTGGAGGTGGAAAAGCGCGACGCCGAATGATAGGGAAGCGTCGTGGATTGCGATCTCTGAAAACCGGTGTTCGAGGACGGGACAAAATTCTGAGGATTGTATGCGGACTGTGACGGGGTCGGAGGAGTTGGATCTTGGTATTGATGTTGATAGCCAGACATGGCGCTGCTGGTGGAAGCGTAGCGACCGATGGGTGgattgccgccgccaactggACTCGTCAAGAACAGCTCGTCTTCGCCGCCACGTACAGATTGATCGAACGAAGCGTTTCGGTCATGGCTCTGGTTGTAGTAGGCTGCTTCATCGCCGGTGTTGAAGCTCGGCCGTCGGCCAACACCAGCTGCACCAGCGccatgctgatgttggtgttggtgttgatctTGGTGGTTGCCAGATACCGCATACTGGACGGGAGGGACGGAGCCATACCGGCGCTGCTCGTCGCCGCGAAAAGACATGGCGAACACAAATCAAAGCACTCGCAGCAGATGCCGCAGCCgctggagagggagggcAGTCGATGCTGTCAACGATGGAGTTTGTCGAAGCCGGCGCAAACTCACACACAGGCAGGCACCGGCACCCGAGAGGACGACAACGAGgcgggtggtggtgttggtggtggtggttgtcgttgtcgttgtgTCACAAACACACACAGCTGAACCCCGCGGGTCAATGTTGTCGCGCCGAGTCCTGGAAGTGCGAGCGTAACTGAATTGCAGGTGGACACAGCTTGGTGGTAATCACCGCCAAGAGAACCCCCCATTTGGCTCGAGCCTGCGGAGACGGGAACTTGGCGATTGCGCCCACTGTGCAGGAAATGCAATATTAAGGCGTGCGCAAATATTCCTAATAAATAGTACGGTAATGTATCATAGATGAAGCCATGTGCGCGCCGGTCGCAAACCGTGCTCGTGGAGGCGAGCtatggtggtgaagctgagAGAAAACACAACGAGCCCAATGATCAggaagaaacattgaagggttCAAGCTAAGGTGTGCTTAAAGCTGGAGGAACTGTGGACCTGGTCGGGCTTGTCTTGTAACACAAGAACAGCCAGCCCTACTTGACTCTAACTTTGCCCGTCGTCTAGTCTGAGGAGCTGGGGTCTTGTTCTGGTGTCAGACTGTACATGTAAGACCATGGGAGCCAGTCGACCCTGTCCAGCAAAGATGCGAACACCTCGTCTCCGTGCAGTGGCTGTGCGTCCAGTCTCTAGTCGCTTCAAACTAAACGCTTGTGGAGGGACCCAAGTAGACAAGTTATGCTTCTCGACCTTTCCTGGTGACCCCAGTTGGCAGTGCGTAGTGTGGCACTTCGCAGGCCTACCAATTGACTGCTCACAGTGTGGGACTCATCAGTTCTCAACCAACACAGGCTCTGACAGGATACTTGACACTCTCCATACGGCACCCTCTGAAAACCAAGCCTCACGGAACGACGTCGGTCAAGAGGCTCAGCAGCAACCttgatgatgttggagggCGACTGGCGATGGGTTGAGTGGCTGCAACGACCGACCACCAGCTTGACCAGCTCTCTGAAATCCAGAAGGTTTCTTTCAGGCCTTGACCTCAATACCGCCTACTCTTCCCAGTACGTGAACAGCATTGAAGGCTGAGGCAGAGCTGCGGCGGTGCATGCTTGGGGTAACCCTGGGATTGTCCGCCATGGACAAAGAGAGTTGGGTGTGGCGGGGTTATCGAAGTGCCAGCTTTGTCCCATTCGAATGCGAAAAATCGACAACACGACGATCAATGATGTCGGAGGCGTTTGACGAGGAATTCTGGCCAGAGGTAGGATTCGAAGCTGGAGATTGTCTTTCTTCCTGATGAGGTGCCACATCACGGAATAAGGAATATAGAGCCATTTCGAAAAGCTCAAATGTGTGTACATACATTGAATGCAAACTCATTTGCAGCTGCAATCACAGTCTCACAAATAAACGAACCAGGCCAGATGGATCAAATCGAGTAttgggcttcaatgtttccgaATGGTGGCGGAAGGCAGGAACgacattgacttgacagcGATATGCCTGCTCGGAACCTGACATGGGGAAGGTGCATCCCGTGTAAGACGTCACTTCAGACCTAGTGACGGAGGCCACTGAGAGGCCACCCATGTCGCCCACCAATTAAATTGGGTTGTGCCTGGCACAGGTCAACGCCCA
It contains:
- a CDS encoding CNH domain-containing protein (similar to Neosartorya fischeri NRRL 181 XP_001259939.1), yielding MSFRGDEQRRYGSVPPVQYAVSGNHQDQHQHQHQHGAGAAGVGRRPSFNTGDEAAYYNQSHDRNASFDQSVRGGEDELFLTSPVGGGNPPIGRYASTSSAMSGYQHQYQDPTPPTPSQSAYNPQNFVPSSNTGFQRSQSTTLPYHSASRFSTSSAGSYNAPSPSATNYTPQAYNPAAYAATNTAPQRQATYHGHGYAGHDQGYAAGVGTAGAQSYGHSPTPTHTSTFSQPMRSPSLSSSFQQSFPTSPSSFAGSTSTNQTTTTYDPSHYTSSTQYSSYSTNGVAPYPTTAAQPQAPYPTASSHIPVGPNYSSSHDHLSYYNRHRSDSQTSPGTSPYMQPQSSPGLQRHPTNAPLPSRPMEDVPEEATPWDEHGRPLPHDDDDDERITQETIMQDIEAELGGAGYRSQHRPSPIAGQVSEEQAQRLRAYSSASARSPGSRSSPGRTPSQPRFDDDDDDPEGTAGVLAMQQAELDDQRFGGGPFMYSGPGPAPAAPVPAAVAAPPATTQPNPPPFPSEDQNHSSDSDFGGMDLGMLSGGYAGTLAYGADIGTLPGSSSMQDGPRPLPTPGYYNSLRENYDNAAAFNNAEMDYGGTGGLQAPEAHRLSFDEGREERVSIHSQQSGTESPTKDDYQDLFYHPGLTNRPLPALPPGPGSDSSSMLSVHNSVRSQHQQSHSVNADARYYQADGPENFYQQGGQQTLHPERSISLGGHSHTPQIQTPARSRTDAAEERKKVNRHHQITHQGPTFEYDSTPAAAAGAFDSITLPSGRKKKFVPSKLTAGDFNRCTQPWALSGIEGWIRALGEGEPDLREKTIEEAVTNLFVFKIPTMNVADAEALSSQTVANMLESQVLLPDEEWVKFGDGHISGVLWQLTGLGCYAPKLHDVEISGRCYSHHCTRTLKKVDLEVFSEDVQGADAWHVFYHLTKEDVDSKPKKEVERQNILHEIVTGEENYIKQLDIFRTLYRDDLRTRNPPIIHPDKRDKFLAAVFGMLDTVVRINKDHLLAQLKYRQQEQGPWIVGFSDLFREWVRKAKSVYTEYAIGYPRAAYMVRKEAARNLIFKRFLEDKQKHKLSAKQDWTHFLITPVQRLQRYILLLQSVEHKMIGDSEEKANLQKAIQEIQTVTHECDSKVAETNKRVQMMELDRMLVLRPGFQSVLNLDHLGRVLIMQGELQRMGSKGMRWVDSHALLFDHYLILAKVVVPKDGKGERKYDVSREPIPMPLLFLESMNDEPVMKQKGLTAPLGRTTAAPAGAQLNKVPSNGTGRPGLEHTPTGSSGTSLAPTTSNDTEGKILYPFKVKHLGHEVYTLYASSARDRLDWCNSIIEAKTRHAKALYAQNAEPFRLRVLADAAFHYDAGSMYARASGVPVKGTPLDRAIQDLEKVLGSAQGVAAVCRAQVNCATGFSAFGKSVIAIGTDYGVYITDPSNPRGWMRTVQIARVTQIAVLEEFSICLVIADKSLICYPLDVIAPVSEFAAPVNDNTRRAPQRLAKDVTYFATARMKDRMLVFYKRKEGLHTSFKVLEPIFHKATEKKSRLFGSRKTGGGSTDTFRDYDEFYLPTECFSLSIFQTYIAVSTSKGVEMLTLDKKQPMSIPDLKAPAIANIAGRIRDQRPLGMFRLNENEFIVTYEDCAVYVDKHGDVSRTLIMEYTGKQKKARGATMYGQYLLLFNEDYVEVRNAENGRLRQIIAGRDVRVIDFGIRGPTGGNAAQSQQAYGPNGQSHLAGDTSKASVKIAMCHPELPGRQIVLEMLLNDGHSEG